ATGACCCTGAAGCGCTGACGGGTGCAGATGCCTTCAATGACATTTTGCAGGTGGAAGAGGATAGTGTCGAGATTATGGCAACCTATGCGACCGATTACTATGCCGGCAAACCGGCAGTAACCCGTAACACCCGGGGCCAAGGCGAGGTGTGGTATTACGGGGCTGTGTTCAATGAGCCTGCTGTGCTGCAGATGCTTGGCAGCCTGGGTCTGGTCTCGCCAGCCGCAGATTGGGCGGAGCTGCCGCCTGAGGTTGAATTGCAGATTCGCTCCACAGGGGAAGACGTCTCTTCCGGTGTTGCGTTCCTGCTCAACTACAGCGAAGAACCGGCACAGATTGTGCTTAAGACAGCCAAGACGGATCTCTTAAGCGGCCAGACCCTGTCGGGGAGCTATACGATGGAAGGATTCGGCGTACTGGTGTTGAAATAACCGTGAACTCCAAAAGGGTTCCGCTGCCGCAGATCGCTCTGCGGACGGCGGAACCCTTTTCACAGTTTTTACAGTTACAGCTAATATTCCCTTGCAATTCGCTATGAATTATTAGATATTAATACAATGTATTTATTACCGGCGCCTAATCCATAGATTTAAACGTGTGAATATGATCATTACCGGACCTTAATGAGCCAGTGCTAATCCCGCAGCAGTCATTCGTATGCTGTATGTTGGCGCTGGAGTGATAGCAACTGCATTTTGTACATTAGAATACTGTAAAAAAGACTTTGAAATAGAATCTACTGTATTCTGTACAATTGAATGTTGAGAAAGGGCTATTTTTCATCCAAAACACAACATTCTACTGTATGAAATACAATAGATTCTCATTTCACGGTCAGCTATGCATTTTCTATTGCATGAAATACAATCACCTATTTATATGTAAGAGTAGCAGACGGCAGACGGGGCAGGATCGTCCTAATAGCAGCTCAATGTTCATTCTCAGACTTTAACACCCCTGAGGTTCATTTTTTACAGTTTTCAAGCTAACTCTGTTCTAGTCATTATTCCATTACCCGGAAGGAGCATGCCTGTGAAGCCAGAATCCATTCATCAGGAGCCGCTATCCGGCGGCAGCCTGGTTACAGAGAGCCCAAGTGTGCCGGAGAGCAGCGATACGTTCTGGCAAGGGGTCAAGGACTGCCTCCCCACTCTGCTCGGTTATCTCAGTATCGGGTTCGCCGCAGGAGTTGTGGAGAAAACAGCGGGGCTGACCCTTGCCGAAATCGCCATGATCTCAATTATCCTGTATGCCGGTTCGGCCCAGTTTATTGCCGCTGGTATGATTGCCTCCGGGAGCAGCGCCTCCGGGATTGTCATTACGATTCTGCTGGTTAACCTGCGTCATCTGCTGTTAAGCGCAGCATTGTCGCCTTACTTCCGGCATCTGCCCCCGCTGCGCAACCTGCTGATCGGCTCATTGCTCACAGATGAGACCTTCGGCGTAGCCATTCAGAAGAGTGCCGCAAGGAAGCAAATCAGCGAGAGATGGATGCACGGCTTGAATATTACCGCCTATCTGAACTGGTTCCTGGCCAATATCGCCGGCGCTATTCTCGGTCAATGGATATCCAGCCCCGAGAAGTGGGGACTGGATTTCGCCCTTCCGGCTATGTTCATCGGACTGCTGGTCCTGACCATTATGGGACGGCGCAAGTATAGACGGGATATCACTGTCGGAATAGCAGCTGCTGCGGTGGCCGTGCTCGTCTCTGTGCTGTGGTCACCCAGTATGGGTGTCATAGCTGCCGCGCTGGTAGCCTCAACGATTGGAGTAGTGATGGAACAATGGAAATAAGACTTGATATTGCTATGATCATTCTCGGAGCCGCGTTCGTTACCTTCATTCCGCGTGTCCTTCCGCTGATGCTGCTAAGCCGGATCACGATCCCGGAATGGGGTATGCGCTGGCTGAGCTATGTGCCGATTGCAGTCATGGCTGCTTTGGTTGCCCAAGAGCTGCTCGTAACCGGCGGCAGGTTCGCAGTCCTGTCGACCAATGTGGAGCTAATCGCCGCCCTCCCCACCTTCTGGGTAGCCGTCAAGACCCGCAGTCTGCTGGCCACTGTAATAACCGGTATTGTGACGCTGATGCTACTGCGTCTGCTGTTCTGACTCTGTTGACTGATACGCTATTCTCTTAATGAAGCTGCCTATATTTCCGATGGCCTGCTGCGCTTCAGGAAGCATGGCAGCCATCAGCTGAAAGGCGCACCACATGTTCTCCCAGACTTGAAGCTCTACAGTGATGCCCGCCGCCCTTCCTTGTTCAGCCAAGCGCTCTGCATCACTCAGCAGCACCTCATGATTCCCCGCCTGTATGAGCAAGGGTGGCAAGCCCCGGAGATCCATTCTTAGCGGTGACAATATCGCAGGCCACGCACCGCCAAAGTCCCCCATATATTCCAGAATAATCTTCTGATTCGCTTCCCGGCTTCCTGTCGGGTCCGTTCCCGCACAGCTGTCATAAGACTCCCCGTCCAAATGAACAAGATCGGCATGGGGAGATAGAAGGCAGGCAGCAGCAGGGAGCCTATCCCCCTGCTCCCGCAGCGTAATTAAGGTCATCAGCGCAAGCGTGGCTCCGATGGAATCTCCGCAGAGTATGATATTGCCGGCATGAACGCCCCGTTCCAGCAGCCAATGGTAAGCTGCAAGGCAATCTTCATTCGCTGCCGGGTAGCAGAACTCCGGTGCAAGCCGGTACTCCACAGTTAGAACGGTAATGCCCCCAGCTGCTTCAGATAGACGGGCTGCCAGATCCCTGTAGATCTCGCTGCTGTCCGACACAAACCCTCCGCCGTGAAAATATAGAATAACCTTGTTATCTGCGGGTTGCGGATGACCCGTACATTGCAGACTCTCTCCATCCGCCCTGACCCACTCTCCGCTGAAGGTCTCCGCCTCAACCGGTTCAACATTCACGCCTTCAAGTAAGGGCAGTTGCCTGGAACTCTCCAGAGCCGCCGCCCGGATATCTTGAACACTTCTTTTGGAATAATTATTATTGCTTTTCAGATAAGCTGTAATGGCCTGTAACTGTTCAATGGGGGTGCTGCTTGGATACAACATACGTTTAATTCCTCCTGTTATCCTGGGATGCCCCTACTATAAACCCTGTAGCTGTGTACAGAGTCAAGCGGCAATTCCTCCAGCATTACAGTCGGCAGCGGATTAATCATTCATGTTCAACATAGCAAGCGTATCCTGCACGCCCGGGTGCCTGTCATGAGACAGAAGGCCGAACTTTAACGCTTCAAGCTGACTGCGTGTCTCGTTCCGCCGGGCAATCTCCAGATCGACAGCGGTGATCTTCCGCTCAATGACTGCAATGAAATCACTGATTCCGATGCTGCGGTCTGCAGATTTAACGAGCGCCTTCTTAATCTCCTGAAGTGTGAACCCGCAGCTCTTGGCATTACGGATAAAAGCAATCCGGAGAAGCGTCTCCTCCGGATACAGCCGATACCCGCCTGCTGAACGCTGCGGCAGCGGGATCAGCCCCTTTTTCTCATAGAACCTGAGCGTCTCCATATTAAGCTGAGCCTCTTTTGCCAGCTCACTGCGCAGATAAGGGGTCATCCTTGCCGCTCCTCTCCCATATTCGCTGAATGAGATGATTCAGCTACAGCTTCAACTGCTCCTTAAGCGCTGCCACCTCAGCGGCAGTTAGTTCAGGCAGCTCCTCCTCGGTGTAACGGGCCTTATTATATAGACCGAGCAGCCGGTCTTGAATGGGTTGACCGCTGCGAGGGTGCTTGTTCGCACGCTTCTGGCCTTGCGACCAGGCAGCTACATCCGCAGCTGTCTCCTGCGGAGTCAGGTAGGGCTTCACCTCATACCCTTCCGCATGTCTGGCCCGCAGCCAGTGCCGGTAGAGCCAACGGATGCGTTCGCGGCTTCCGTCCATCCCCTCCCAGCGGTCCCGGCGGCTGGCTGGTGTCAGCTTGGAACGCACGTACTGCCGGAAGTCCTGAACAGTCTGCTCCCAGTTGAAGAGGCTGGTCTCCTCATCCTGATACCCCGAAACTGCTGGCGTCTCCCTGCACAGCAGGGACAACAGCCTGTCCATCGCTCTGCGCAGGATACCGCCTGTATTTCTGTATAACCAACGCAGGATAAAATACAGTACCGCAAGAATGGCTGCCGCTCCCAGAATATAGAAGCCTATATTTAGAATCATCGACAGCAGGCCCGGTTCACCCGGCTCCGCAGCAGGCATGGAAGGGATGGTCTCAGGCGGTGCTTCTGCTGGCGGTGTCTCCTCAGAACCGGAGGATAACCGGCTGAGCCAGGCGAAGAATGCCCGTGTCATATTCCATAGCAGCATTCCTGCCGCCTTGCCGCCCCCCGCTGCAAGCAGTGCTGCCAGTATAATGAAACCGCCCACGAACATCCTGTTATGCCGCCGCAGGCCTTGAGGCAGATTTCCTGCACCTCCGTTCAAGGAGCTATAACGCAGGTGGGTGCTATTCGTAGCCAGCAGTGCCAGGATCAGACACAAGCTGCCGCTCCAGGTGAGCACCGCTGCACTCGGCTGGAGACCGGGTACACGCGAGAAGACAATAGAAGCAACAAAATAAAGTATAATCCCGCTGATATACAGCCACAGCCGGTTCGCCCTTGTAGCTGCTGTCATGCCAAGGAAGGCGGATACTGCCGCTCCGGCTGCCAGCGGCAGACCTATAAGTGTCAGCGTACCGGTTAGTGCAGCTGCTATAACTCCGAGAACCAGTGCAGCCAGCAGCTGCTTCCAGCGGCGGTTGCATAGCTTCCGCAGCAGTACACCAGCTGCGGCCAGGACCGGCAGCAGATAGATCCAGCGCAGCGCCTCGGCCTCCGGCTGGAAATAAGTCTGGAGCACCAGCCATACCGGGAGCAGCAGCAGCCATTCGATGAGGGCTGACATCCATATGGCGAAGTTTTCTTTGACAGCATCCGGGATTCGGGAAGTCATCATTCACCGCCCCCTTCTGCCGGAATATCCAGCCACTCTACACCGTTCCCGAGGAAGCTTAACCCTGAGGCTGCCAGCTGCAGCTCTGCCCCCCGGTGGCAGGTAATGATCAGATAATCCATATCTCCCTCCCCCTTGTCCCCTTCAATCTCCATCAGCCTGCTCATCGGCACGGTCCGGTCCAGATTCAGTCTGGCCAGCAGACCAAGGAACTCCTCGGTATGGGCTATGGACCAAGTGTCCACCGAATCTCTCGCCCCGCTTCCGTCCAGTCTTCCATTGCTGAGCAGCCGGACCTCAATTCCGTGGCTGATTGCATACTCGGCTACAGTTGCCGCATAGCGGATACCCAGCTCTATGCGCTGCACATCGGTAACCGTTCTCCACATGGACTCACTGGTCTCCACATTCAGGCAGATGACCAGCCGGGAATCGGCGGTGTAATCCTTCTTATGCACCTGCATACTTCCCGTCCGGGCTGTCGCCTTCCAGTTAATGCTGGCCAGGGAATCCCCGGCGCTGTATTCTCTTGTACCGGCGGTCAGGAACGGATCTTCGACAATCCAGCGCTTGACCGGCAGCTCTCCAAGCCAGCTGTGGACCGGCAGCGGAAGGTCATGGAAACGCAGCAGTCCGGGGTAGACCAGCAGCTCCAGATGAAGCGGGAAGGTCTTGGCGCTGCGGCTCAGTCCGAACAGATCGCCGGTAGTCATGGTTGCCGTCTCCAGGACGAACAGTCCCCGCTCCCTGCAAGTGATATTATGGCGACGCTTGATATGGCGGAATGACCTCAGGAAGAACAGACTGACATGATTCTGTGAAATCTCTCCGCTGCTGATGCCCAGATTCTCCTGGTTACCGAATTCAAGCCCCTTGGCTATGCTGGATTCCAGCCGCAGCCATGGCAGCGGCAGCAGCTTCTTGTTCATAATCTCCTCAACCATCTCTACCTGTTCTCCGGCGTACACCGCTTTGGCAGAGAAGTAACGGGTATAGCTGACCTTCTTCAGCGCATTCCGGTCATAGATCAGCGAGATCAGGACCAACAGAATGAACGTGCTTGCAATGAACCACGGCAGTGACATGGATCACTCCACCCTTCCGCCTCTGGACAGGACCGCAGGCTCAGCAGGCACCTCGATTTCACGCAGCACCTGAAGCACTACCTCTGCCGACTGGCCTTCACGGACTCCGGGACCGCGCTGAAGAATCAGCCGGTGTGCCAGAACAGGAACCGCAACCTCTTTGATATCATCCGGGATACAGTAGCTTCTGCCCTGGATCAGTGCATATCCCTGCGAGGCGCGCAGCAGGGCGAAGGCTGCCCGGGGACTCGCTCCCAGCCGGACCGCCGGGGAGGTACGGGTAGCCTCGACTACGCGCATCATGTAAGCGAGCAGCTCGTCACTGACAGCAACCTCCGCAGCCAGACGTTGAATGTCCTGAATCTGCCGGGCCGTGGCCACCGCAGCGGTATCCTCCAGCGGGTTATTTTGACGGAATCTCTGGAGGATATGTACCCCTTCCTCAAATGTCGGATACCCGCTGGTAATCCGCATGAGGAACCGGTCCAGCTGCGCTTCCGGCAGCGGAAAGGTCCCCTGGCTGTCCACCGGATTCTGCGTAGCAATAACCAGGAACGGCCGCTCCAGCTCATGCGTCACGCCGTCAATCGTAATCTGCCGCTCCTCCATACACTCCAGCAGACTCGACTGGGTGCGCGGCGTAGCCCGGTTGATCTCATCCGCAAGCAGAATACTGGCAAATACCGGCCCGGGGCGGAACTGAAATTCGCCGGTCTTCTGATTATAGTAATTGATGCCGCTTAAGTCGGACGGCAGCAGGTCGGGCGTGAACTGAATCCGCTTGAACGTGCAGTCCAGGGAACGGGCCAATGTTTTGGCGAGCAGCGTCTTTCCAGTGCCGGGCACATCCTCCAGCAGCACATGACCATTCGCCAGCAAGGCGGTCAGCAGCAGGTTCACGCCGCCCTCTTTGCCGATAATCACTTGTGCCAGATTACTTCGAATCGATTCAATTAGAGCGGTTGCTTCTTGAAGTTTCATGAATAATAACACCATCCTATTCCAAAAAAAGGTATGTACATATAAACTAATCATACCAGAAAGCGTCTACATTATATAATAGCTATATAAGACTCACTGAGGCTTTGAACCTGAAGCATGGTCGTCACTGCGGTGAACATTTGGACTTCCAGCCGCTGTTGTCACCCGATTTCTTTGATTTTATCCGCTCTTCGCGGTTGAAATCGGTTGACAAAGGCGGACGCTACCGCTCTTCCAGTTCCAAATTTCCCCTCCGCTTCTTTTGCTTTTTTGTTAATTTTTTTAGTTCACCTTATATAGAACGCACAAATAAGGAGCCGTCCTCCGGCTCCTGTTCAACTCAACAACTCAAATTATCATATAATACCAGTGCTAAAAGCCCATCACCGGATGAGGCACGTAAGGCTCCTCAAGCCGGCGGATCTCCTCATCAGTGAGGGTAACCGATACCGCTGCGGCAGCATCCTCCAGATGGCTCATCCGGGTTGCTCCGACTATCGGCGCTGTGACGGGCTTCTTCTGCAGCACCCAAGCTAGTGCCACCTGTGCACGGGGAATCTCCCGCTGCTCCGCAATCTCCTTCAGCCGCAGGGCCACCAGCCGGTCCGCTTCCTCCGTCTGTGCATACAACAGCTTGCCGAACTGATCACTCTCTGAACGGGTGCTCGTCTCCTGCCAGTCCCGGGTCAGCCGGCCACGGGCCAGCGGGCTCCACGGAATTACGCCGATCCCTTCCGCTTCACATAGCGGCAGCATCTCCCGTTCCTCCTCCCGGTACAGCAGATTTACGTAGTTCTGCATCGATACGAACCGGGTCCAGCCATGGCGCTCTGCGGTATGCAGTGCCTTAAGGAATTGCCACGCAGGCATGGAAGAAGCACCGATATAGCGGGCTTTGCCTGCTTTTACCACATCATGCAGGGCTTCCATCGTCTCCTCAACCGGAGTGGCCGGGTCCCAGCGGTGAATCTGATACAGGTCCACATAATCTGTGCCCAGCCGCTTCAGGCTGTGATCGATTTCGCTCAGGATGGCTTTACGCGACAGGCCGCCGCCATTAGGGCCGGGACGCATGCGTCCATGCACCTTGGTGGCCAGCACAATCTCGTCACGGGAGGCGAACTCCTTGAGGGCCCGTCCGACAATCTCTTCACTGGTCCCATCCGAATAGATATTAGCTGTGTCGAAGAAATTAATGCCCACCTCCAGCGCTTTGCGGATAAACGGCCGGCTCTCCTGCTCATTCAGCGACCAGGGATGGGTTCCGCGCTCCGGCACACCATAGCTCATACACCCCAGGCAGATCCGTGATACATCCAGTCCGGTCGTCCCCAGCTTCACATAGTCCATAATCGGCAGCATCCTCCCTATACGTGAAATAGATCCTATGAAATCGATTATAGTATACCTCTACAGCGCCCGAATGGAAAATCTCCCCCTGTTGTCCGCTTGGTCACAACTGCTGTCAATTCTGGATAAAAGGCTTCAGCTTCTGCAGCAGCTCCTGCAATTGCTCTGAACAATTTCCGTACATCTGCTTCGCCGCTTTGTTCTTGGTGGACAGACCGAACAGCTCCAGATCGGCTTCGCATTTCTTCAGCAGCGCATACAGCTGAGGCTTATCCTGCGGCTGTGGCACCTTCACATTGTCGGCATAGAGATCCACGGTAAGCTCACCGTAAGAGTCTACCTGCCCGAGGAAGACATCCTTTACAGTCAGATTCAGCTTTTCCAGCTCAGCCTGCAGCCACTTCCGGGACAGATTCAGCGTATCCAGCGGCTCATCCAGAATCTCACCATCCATAATTACTGCGAGCGTCTCCTTCTCCGGAGCGACCTTTATCCCCAGGTCCTTAGGAGTGAAGGGCTGATTCTCCTTGGTCAAAAGCACATTAATCGCACCATCCGATTCCATAATCGCAAACTCCACATCGGCCACCTTGAAGACATCCTTTTTGCGCAATTCCTCCAGCAGCTCGTCGACGCTCAGTCGCTCTTTTTTCATATTATTCTCCAGAATCTTGCCGTCCTTAATCAGCACCGTCGATTTGAAGTCAATGAAATCCCGGGCCTTCTTACTCTTGATCTGCAGATATTCGATTCCCAGCGAGCAGGCAACCCAGACGCCTAAGGCAATCAGGCCCAGATGCCAGGTCTTATCCGTATCCAGCGAGATATACGCCGCGAGGCTCCCCACCGTAATTCCCGTAATATATTCAAAAAATGACAGCTGCGAAACCTGCCGTTTACCGAGTATCTTGGTTAGAAAAAACATTACGACCACAGCAAACAAGGTCCGCAAGACAACCTCCAGCGCTTCAGGCATTCGAATAACCCCCTGTATTGTGATATTTCATGCTCTGTGTGCTCAGGCATTCTGCTTCAGTATTTGTCAAACCAGGGGTGAATTAACCAAAAGTTTTTGTGCCGGTTGATTATGCTTTGATGAGGCTGGAGTGTTTTTCCAGAATATGAGCTGCGGGAATGCAGATACTAGAATCCGTGGATGATGATCCATTTCTATGTTATGGAGGAGGGAACACCTGATGACTGTCGCCTCACAAGTCAAGACCTGCGTAGCTTCGCTGAAAAGCGCCCAGGCCAGTCTGGAGCAATTCGCCATGGAAACGCAAAATGAAGAAGCCAAGACCCTGTTTACCAATGCCGCCGAGCAGACTCAGCAGATTGTCCAGCAGGTGGAAGGACGCGTAACTGAGCTGGAAAAGGAAGAGCCGCAGTACCGGGGCTTCTAGCCCGGGCGGGCTAAATGAAGAACAGGCTGATCTTAGCGTAGCGAATTGTGCTGCGGGGATCAGCCTTTTTGTCAGGAGGAGATGTTATGTGTTATCGCTTAACGGCATCCACAATCAGCGA
The window above is part of the Paenibacillus sp. FSL H8-0048 genome. Proteins encoded here:
- a CDS encoding AzlC family ABC transporter permease is translated as MVTESPSVPESSDTFWQGVKDCLPTLLGYLSIGFAAGVVEKTAGLTLAEIAMISIILYAGSAQFIAAGMIASGSSASGIVITILLVNLRHLLLSAALSPYFRHLPPLRNLLIGSLLTDETFGVAIQKSAARKQISERWMHGLNITAYLNWFLANIAGAILGQWISSPEKWGLDFALPAMFIGLLVLTIMGRRKYRRDITVGIAAAAVAVLVSVLWSPSMGVIAAALVASTIGVVMEQWK
- a CDS encoding AzlD domain-containing protein, giving the protein MEIRLDIAMIILGAAFVTFIPRVLPLMLLSRITIPEWGMRWLSYVPIAVMAALVAQELLVTGGRFAVLSTNVELIAALPTFWVAVKTRSLLATVITGIVTLMLLRLLF
- a CDS encoding alpha/beta hydrolase, translated to MLYPSSTPIEQLQAITAYLKSNNNYSKRSVQDIRAAALESSRQLPLLEGVNVEPVEAETFSGEWVRADGESLQCTGHPQPADNKVILYFHGGGFVSDSSEIYRDLAARLSEAAGGITVLTVEYRLAPEFCYPAANEDCLAAYHWLLERGVHAGNIILCGDSIGATLALMTLITLREQGDRLPAAACLLSPHADLVHLDGESYDSCAGTDPTGSREANQKIILEYMGDFGGAWPAILSPLRMDLRGLPPLLIQAGNHEVLLSDAERLAEQGRAAGITVELQVWENMWCAFQLMAAMLPEAQQAIGNIGSFIKRIAYQSTESEQQTQ
- a CDS encoding MerR family transcriptional regulator, translated to MTPYLRSELAKEAQLNMETLRFYEKKGLIPLPQRSAGGYRLYPEETLLRIAFIRNAKSCGFTLQEIKKALVKSADRSIGISDFIAVIERKITAVDLEIARRNETRSQLEALKFGLLSHDRHPGVQDTLAMLNMND
- a CDS encoding DUF58 domain-containing protein, translating into MSLPWFIASTFILLVLISLIYDRNALKKVSYTRYFSAKAVYAGEQVEMVEEIMNKKLLPLPWLRLESSIAKGLEFGNQENLGISSGEISQNHVSLFFLRSFRHIKRRHNITCRERGLFVLETATMTTGDLFGLSRSAKTFPLHLELLVYPGLLRFHDLPLPVHSWLGELPVKRWIVEDPFLTAGTREYSAGDSLASINWKATARTGSMQVHKKDYTADSRLVICLNVETSESMWRTVTDVQRIELGIRYAATVAEYAISHGIEVRLLSNGRLDGSGARDSVDTWSIAHTEEFLGLLARLNLDRTVPMSRLMEIEGDKGEGDMDYLIITCHRGAELQLAASGLSFLGNGVEWLDIPAEGGGE
- a CDS encoding AAA family ATPase is translated as MKLQEATALIESIRSNLAQVIIGKEGGVNLLLTALLANGHVLLEDVPGTGKTLLAKTLARSLDCTFKRIQFTPDLLPSDLSGINYYNQKTGEFQFRPGPVFASILLADEINRATPRTQSSLLECMEERQITIDGVTHELERPFLVIATQNPVDSQGTFPLPEAQLDRFLMRITSGYPTFEEGVHILQRFRQNNPLEDTAAVATARQIQDIQRLAAEVAVSDELLAYMMRVVEATRTSPAVRLGASPRAAFALLRASQGYALIQGRSYCIPDDIKEVAVPVLAHRLILQRGPGVREGQSAEVVLQVLREIEVPAEPAVLSRGGRVE
- a CDS encoding aldo/keto reductase, with the protein product MDYVKLGTTGLDVSRICLGCMSYGVPERGTHPWSLNEQESRPFIRKALEVGINFFDTANIYSDGTSEEIVGRALKEFASRDEIVLATKVHGRMRPGPNGGGLSRKAILSEIDHSLKRLGTDYVDLYQIHRWDPATPVEETMEALHDVVKAGKARYIGASSMPAWQFLKALHTAERHGWTRFVSMQNYVNLLYREEEREMLPLCEAEGIGVIPWSPLARGRLTRDWQETSTRSESDQFGKLLYAQTEEADRLVALRLKEIAEQREIPRAQVALAWVLQKKPVTAPIVGATRMSHLEDAAAAVSVTLTDEEIRRLEEPYVPHPVMGF
- a CDS encoding DUF421 domain-containing protein; translated protein: MPEALEVVLRTLFAVVVMFFLTKILGKRQVSQLSFFEYITGITVGSLAAYISLDTDKTWHLGLIALGVWVACSLGIEYLQIKSKKARDFIDFKSTVLIKDGKILENNMKKERLSVDELLEELRKKDVFKVADVEFAIMESDGAINVLLTKENQPFTPKDLGIKVAPEKETLAVIMDGEILDEPLDTLNLSRKWLQAELEKLNLTVKDVFLGQVDSYGELTVDLYADNVKVPQPQDKPQLYALLKKCEADLELFGLSTKNKAAKQMYGNCSEQLQELLQKLKPFIQN
- a CDS encoding DUF1657 domain-containing protein; translation: MTVASQVKTCVASLKSAQASLEQFAMETQNEEAKTLFTNAAEQTQQIVQQVEGRVTELEKEEPQYRGF